The window TGACCAATTCCGAGTTCTGAGTAAAGCCTTCAACTACTCATGTGAAGTGCGAAGATAATTATTTATTTCCAGTTTTCATAAACTTATTATCATGTTTGATAAATGATCTTTACGTATTGTTTAAGTATCTTTACACCAATAAAGGGGGGACAATTATTATAATATACGTAGCAATAGAATTTCCAGAAGTACCCTTTTTTAAGTATAAAAAGAATATAGAAGTAAAAAGCTAATATTTTTCTAGAATTGTATTAATCTTTAACAGTATTTTTTTGTGGAGTTTGTGGTCAAATTGTAGTGGGTCAATTTTTTTTACATTAAAATTTTTTAACTTGTAGAAATAAGCGGTATGGAAACGACCATTTTTATGGTCGTACAGTTTATTGCATAGCCGAACGGTTTCGAATACATGACCCGTTCTTAAGATTGTTTTTAAGGAACGTTCGTTTCCCGTATCGCACATTATTTCAATACGGTAGAAACCAACGCTAAAAAGATAGGACTCTAATGCTAATAGAGCTTCTGAAATGTAACCGTACCCGGCGTGGTCTTTGTCTAGAAGAAAACCAATTTCTGCAACTTCATTATGGCAATCGATGGCTGTTTTGATTTCTCCAATAAAAGCATTATTTTTTAGACGTATGGCATATCGTAGTTCTTTTGCTTTTTCCCAAACATCGGCTGAGCTTCGAATGTAACATTTAATATTGTTTTCGTTATCCCATTTGTAAATAGTTTCTCGCCACAAGCCGACATATTCTAAGTCTTTCCTATAAAATTTTAATAATTCTTTTATAGTTTTTTTATTATTAACATATTTTGATAGAAAAAGTCTGTCGCTTTCAATTTTCTCCTGTGGTTTTATATTGTTCATAAGTTTATTCTACTGTTACGCTTTTTGCTAAATTTTTTGGTTTATCTATGCTGCAACCTTTCAACTT of the Candidatus Azobacteroides pseudotrichonymphae genomovar. CFP2 genome contains:
- a CDS encoding GNAT family N-acetyltransferase, coding for MNNIKPQEKIESDRLFLSKYVNNKKTIKELLKFYRKDLEYVGLWRETIYKWDNENNIKCYIRSSADVWEKAKELRYAIRLKNNAFIGEIKTAIDCHNEVAEIGFLLDKDHAGYGYISEALLALESYLFSVGFYRIEIMCDTGNERSLKTILRTGHVFETVRLCNKLYDHKNGRFHTAYFYKLKNFNVKKIDPLQFDHKLHKKILLKINTILEKY